Proteins from one Homalodisca vitripennis isolate AUS2020 chromosome 3, UT_GWSS_2.1, whole genome shotgun sequence genomic window:
- the LOC124358458 gene encoding nucleolar protein 58-like, giving the protein MDFETPLVWEQQLLSPKYTEPIPVSSAKKKDLMYLFKAGVIPEAYTHFFTGIPSLGLARDIVPYVVEEEEGIESLTEATKKKKGRRSKTDVKGKKPEKELSKETKKIKEPKKNHQKRRKKKESSLSLKQPKRKKEERSKTDVKGKKPEKELSKETKKIKEPKKPPKRVKKIKPH; this is encoded by the exons ATGGATTTCGAGACGCCACTCGTTTGGGAACAACAACTTCTCAGTCCGAAGTACACCGAGCCTATTCCGGTTTCCAGTGCCAAGAAAAAGGATTTGATGTACCTATTTAAAGCGGGTGTAATCCCAGAAGCATACACCCATTTTTTCACTGGAATTCCTAGTTTGGGATTGGCAAGAGATATTGTACCTTACGTCGTAGAGGAAGAAGAAGGAATCGAGTCTCTCACTGAAGCAaccaaaaagaaaaaaggaagacgcagtaaaacagatgttaaagGCAAGAAACCAGAAAAAGAACTCAGCAAAGAGACCAAGAAAATCAAGGAGCCTAAAAAAAACCACCAAAAAaga AGGAAGAAGAAGGAATCGAGTCTCTCACTGAAGCAaccaaaaagaaaaaaggaagaacgcagtaaaacagatgttaaagGCAAGAAACCAGAAAAAGAACTCAGCAAAGAGACCAAGAAAATCAAGGAGCCTAAAAAACCACCAAAAagagtaaagaaaataaaacctcattaa